DNA from Candidatus Angelobacter sp.:
CCAGATCCGCTGGCCGGGAGGAAAAACAACCACGACACCCCTCCCTCTCAACCCCAGGGAAATCACCCTCGATCCCACCGGCTCCATCCGGACCTCGCGCTGAACCAAATCCTGCCGAACCGGGCTTCGCCACATCAACGCCCGCGCTGCTGCAACAACTGAAGTCCCTCAATGTGTTGTTGCGCGGATTTGTTGCCCGGATCGAGCCGCAAAGTTTCCTGGAACTCGGCCAATGCGGCCGCGATTCTTCCCTCATGAGCGAAGGCAACCCCCAGGTTCAAATGCGCCAGGGCATACCGAGGATTCAACCGCACCACTTCACTGAATTGATCCTTCGCCCCGGGGATGTCGCCCCGCAGCGCCAGTTCGACCCCCAGCAAATACCGCGCTTCCCAGTAGCCCGGTCGCAACCGCACCGCCTCGCGGAGACTTTTCAGCGCCTCCTCCCGTCGGCCCCGCGCCGCCTGCACGTCCGCAATCTGATAATGCGTCGTTGCGTTGGCCGGTTGCTGGCGCAACGCATTCTGGTAGCACGCCAGCGCCTCGGCAAACTTTCCCTGCTTGAAGAGAGCCCTGCCCAGCTCGTCGAGGCCTTCGACAAAGTCGGGCCGCATGGTCACGGCACGGGACAGAAGAATCGACGCATCCTGAAATTTACCCTGCCGGCCCCGGAGTTTGCCCAGACGGAAAAACGGCATGAAGTGATGCGGCAACAATTCGCACGCGCGTTGCCATTCAACGCCCGCTTCCGTCTGCCGGCCGGTCATCTCCAGGAATTCGGCGAATTTTTCGTGGATCAGATAATCATCCGGTCTGTCGGCCAAAGCAGCACGATAGACATCCTTAGCTATTGCGAACGATTCCGGCGTCATTCGGGATTTCAGCTCCAACAGCTTTTCCGAGTAAATTCTTGTGCGAAGCAAGTAGGCCAACTGGTTTGTGAATGGAGCGTCCGAGACTCGCGCCAGAATGCTTTGATACACCTGGAACCGGTTCCAGTCCGTCAGCGCCAGTCGACGATCACAAAGTTCAATGGAAGCCCATTCGCCCGAGGTATTATGGTCGGTGATCGTCCGCGGGAGGATCGGCGCAATTTCTTTCGCCATGGCGCGCGCGAGCAAATAATTGCCTTCAAAGTTCAAATGCACGTGCTCAAAAAACAATTCATTCCCGGGTATCCCTTGAGGAGCCTGGGCCGAGAGCGCTCCCACTCCATCGAATAACTGCACGCCCCGGGCGCTGTGTTCAACACCCGCCTGTTTGATGATTGCGTTCAACTTCGAGTCGGCGCGAAAAGGAAGACAGTCCAGATCCCGGGACCGCTCAAAACAGGCCCGCGCCTGGTCTGAATTTGTGAGCGCAAGGTAGCAATGGCCCAATCGAAACTGGAGTTCGGCAAATGTGTGATCGA
Protein-coding regions in this window:
- a CDS encoding tetratricopeptide repeat protein, producing MPKPRKHRSPRKNSAGQNPERPRSPRRRLLFRLVAMVLSPLVGVLLLEVTLRIAGYGYPTTFFLETNINERTVLVENAKFGLRFFPPALARSPAPIVMPADKPVNSYRIFLLGESAALGDPEPAYGFGRYLEVLLRERYPGTRFDVICVAMTAINSHAILPIARECARHQGDLWVIYMGNNEMMGPFGAGAVFGSRAPRLDLIRASLALKTTRVGQMLDAFLSQLGSRASSPDRWQGMRMFMDHQIRPDDARRRRVYQNFKRNLDDILRAGEDAGLKVILSTAAGNLKDCGPFASLSASDLNEERRQTWGQFYSQGKSFESLGEFSEAIAKYSEAARIDHTFAELQFRLGHCYLALTNSDQARACFERSRDLDCLPFRADSKLNAIIKQAGVEHSARGVQLFDGVGALSAQAPQGIPGNELFFEHVHLNFEGNYLLARAMAKEIAPILPRTITDHNTSGEWASIELCDRRLALTDWNRFQVYQSILARVSDAPFTNQLAYLLRTRIYSEKLLELKSRMTPESFAIAKDVYRAALADRPDDYLIHEKFAEFLEMTGRQTEAGVEWQRACELLPHHFMPFFRLGKLRGRQGKFQDASILLSRAVTMRPDFVEGLDELGRALFKQGKFAEALACYQNALRQQPANATTHYQIADVQAARGRREEALKSLREAVRLRPGYWEARYLLGVELALRGDIPGAKDQFSEVVRLNPRYALAHLNLGVAFAHEGRIAAALAEFQETLRLDPGNKSAQQHIEGLQLLQQRGR